The nucleotide window ATCTGGCTTTCTCGAAGCTGAGGACGAGCTCGAACGAACATACAAAGTCCGACAAGACGATATTACTTCGGATATTGCTGTGGGGACTGCGCAAAAGCGATTCGAACTCAAGTTGGACGACCTGGGACCATATCACTTCGACTACTCGAGGAATGGGCGGGACCTGTTGCTCGGTGGTCGAAAGGGTCATGTTGCGACGATGGACTGGCGAGAGGGTAAGCTTGGTTGCGAATTGCAGCTGGGTGAGACCGTGAGGGATATCAAGTGGCTACACAATAACCAGTACTTTGCTGTGGCGCAAAAGAAGTACGTTTATATCTACGATCACAATGGCGTGGAACTGCATACTTTGAGGAAACACCAGGAGGTGTCTCATATGGAGTTTCTACCATACCACTACCTATTGGCAACAATCGTGAGTTTCACCTTTCCCACTCACTAATGCACAACTGACAATGCAAGGGCTCTGTCGGTTTCCTCAAATACCAGGACACATCAACAGGTCAATTAGTCGCCGAAATTCCCACCCGATTAGGTCAACCGTGTTCCCTCAAGCAGAACCCCTGGAACGCTATTCTACATGTCGGCCACCAGAACGGAACAGTCACACTATGGTCGCCCAACACTCAGGATCCTCTTGTCAAATTATTAGCGCATCGAGGACCCGTACGAGACTTGGCCATTGACCGTGAAGGTCGATACATGGTGTCAGCAGGTCAGGATCAGAAGATGGCAGTCTGGGATCTGAGAATGTTCCGAGAGGTCAACAACTACTTCACACGCCAGCCTGCTTCTTCGCTGGCAATTTCAGATACTGGCTTGACAGCTGTTGGATGGGGTACTCAGACAACAATTTGGAAGGGCCTTTTCGACAAGAATGCCCCTGTTCAAGAAAAGGTCCAAAGTCCTTACATGGCCTGGGGTGGTGAGGGCAAGCGCATTGAGCGCGTGCGCTGGTGCCCTTTCGAAGATGTTCTCGGCCTCGGTCACGATTCAGGCTTttcttccatcatcgtcCCTGGCGCTGGTGAGGCCAACTACGACGCACTGGAAGTCAACCCCTTCGAGACCGCCAAGCAACGACAAGAATCCGAAGTCAAGGGTCTGCTGAACAAGCTTCAGCCCGACATGATCGCCCTCGACCCCAACTACATAGGAAACTTGGATCTGCGATCCGACAAGCAGCGCCGCGCAGAGAAGGATCTCGACACACCAGCCACAGATATCGCAGAGGAGATCCGCAAGCGAGCAAGAGGCAAAAATGGTGCGCTCAAGAAGTATCTGCGCAAGCAGCGAAAGAAGAAcatcatcgacgacaagAGATTGCAAGTGGACGAGATCTGGAAGGAGcagcaggccaagaaggacaagaagcagaTCGAGGCGGAAGCGGATCTGGGACCGGCGTTGGCGAGATTTGCGAAAAAGGAGTAATAGACTTGAATGTACAAATGCGAATAATACCCTTTATCACAGAAAACATGCTTCTTTCCAGTGAAAAATGCGGGCTCATCTATCAAATTCCCATGTGTACATCTATAGTGCAGTACTTTTACATATCCGACCCAATTCGTAATCCCGTGCGTGCCTTTGCGTATCCccaaaatcttttttattctttttcgAGTCTCTCACCATTTACAGCAACTTAAGTCCACCGGTGACCTGGTCAACAAGGCTTCTAGGGGCAGGTCCAATGCCCAGCACTGTCATGCTACCAGCCTCAATCTGTGTTCGGCCAGCATCCTGGATAACCTCAGCTGTGATACCCAGAGATCGGGCCTTGCGTCGAAGCTCGAGCATCTCGTCCTGGCTCTTGACTTGCACGGCGATCTTGGCCTGGCCGAGACGTTCCCAGCGCTTAAGGATCTTGGACAGGGGAGAGTCGGCGGGGGCGCGGGAGAGGGTCTTGTAGCATGCGAGGGTAGCGTGGGAGCATTGAGCAGCGATTTTGCCTACAGCGCATCCTGTTAGCACTCTGCATAAAGGGTTTCAATTGTAAGTGCGGTAACATACCCTTTGTCATGCCCAGGTCTGTTCGCACAACAAGAATAAGCTTGCACTCCTCTCCATTGTCCTTAATAACGggctccttctccttctcagcattCTTCAAACCCTGCCTCTTATCGGCGTCAGCGCCATTGGCCCAGTTGGGGGCGTGGTCGAGAACagtgtcatcctcgtcgatATCGCTTTCGTCACTCTCGACAGGATCGTGTATGTTGCGCCGGCGCTCCTCGAACAGCGAGGGTGGGATGAGGTAGCCTCGGATAGTATAGATACCGAAAGCGTAACCGGTGAGGAGGGCAACGACGGCCGTGGAGATGATTACTCCTGTTTGCTCGCCTGGGTTCATCGCCATGGTTGGGGGTGAGGAGCAAGATTTGAGGCTGTGATGCTGTTTTTGGTTTTGGTGATGGATCTAAGTGCTCTAGGTTGACGTTGGTTACATCACGTGGGGCAGCATCGAGAATCGTTGAAAACCGATTCCATGGGCGTTTTAAAGTCCAACCAAGATCATGTTTTCAGGTTGTTTCATTGCTTGACTTTCTTATCTGTCGTTTGAATTTTCCAATTTATTCGTTAAATTGATAATTACCACGATACAATGCTCCCGGCGCAGCCGTCTATGACTCTGCCTACCTTAGTTAACTGTTCAACCAACTATCTGGTCCTTGTCCCGTCTTGTTATACACTATTCACATGAGACTCGCTTCGTTACGACTCAAACCGCTCAAAACAACATGTTATTTCTGAAATCTCTCACATTACCAATACACCTCGTTGGATGTATCCGGTCTCGTCGACCAAGGGGTGACATCCAAACATCTTGGAAAAGTTGTTGAGACAGGCACTTCGGGCCTCCATATGACCCTTCTTCATACTGATCCCAACTTTAGGAACAAAGTTGACATATTTCTCATGTccgttgatgagaaggggCCCCTCGCCTGTTAGAAGTCCATGGACGTAGTTCATGGCAAGATCCTCGCAGTTGAAGCCCTCGTCGACATACTCTCTGATCTGTGTCATGATCGTGTCGTTAGATGAGTAATAGTCGAGGAATGAGACATGTGAGAAAGCGAGATTGGTCAGAATCATGTTATAGTCATCCTCTCCCCATCTGCTGGAGCAGAACGTGTACTTGTGGTATCCAAACGTATCGACAGGCGTGCATCGAGCGAGAGCACCGACCATTCGATTCCTGCCAAACTTGCGCCATGTCTGGAAGACGAACTCGAGATCGTTCGGGTGATAGTAGACATCGTCATCTGAGAGCAGAATCGCTTGTGTCTTGTAGTCGGGATCGGGCCAGAGCTTTTCGTTGAGGCTGTTGCGTTTCGACTTTCGGAATCGGACGGGGACTCCGTGTTTTGAAACGTAGTCATCCGGGGGATAGTTTTCGAGGTCGTTCCAGACGACAACTATTTCGAGAAGTGAGGGGACTTCCTCGCTcaggatgatgctgagagtTTCTTCGAGTTCCTTCGGTCGACGATACGTCTGCATAGCAATTCTGGAGCACGGTCAACGTTAGCATTCTGTTCGTGAGACTGGAAAGAGATTCAGAAACGTACGTAAACTTATCGTCCCTCAGGTTCTCGTACTTCTTCTGTGAAGCTTCCCATATGTCCCTCGTTCCATTGATCCCCTTGCTCTGGCATGTGGGATATCTCGAGATATGGCTGACAAGTTTTGGTATAAAGAAACCCGCATTCGTCAATTTTGCCAAAACAATAATGAATGTGAGAGCAAAGAATACAGCGGATGTAATTGTCGCCGCTCTTCGAAATGCTCTCGATTTGACAACCTTTGGCGTACGAAGTTTCACCCACTCGATCTTGTCTGCCACCCTATTCCTCAGGGGCAGAGTCTTCTCCatgaaggaggagcttgaaggTTTCAACATTGTTGCTTGGGGCAGTAGTTAGCCGGGAATGCTGTCCCATGCTTGATACCTCTGGGTATTGCTATATAAAGGGGAAATGTTGCCTTCAAGGGAGAGCACACGGGAGAGGCGTCTGGTATGTGTCGGCTGCAAATTATTGGGCAAGATAACCAATTCGATTTGGTGAAATATTGGTATATGACTCGGAATCGAATTATAAGTGCATGATGGCGGACTTGGCACGCTTGGGGAGAATGCGAGCTGGGATTAGAGGCGAGAAGGGGGGAGAAGCAAACATGAGCAGAGGGGGCATGGACAGGCAGAGGCTAGAGAGGGTCGATATCATGAAGAACAGAAGCGAAATAGACATCTCTTTTTGTTGGCATCGACTTACACAAATACATTCTCCCTTGCTTCAAACTTCCCCCCTTTGATGGCGGACAAAAATCAAGTCTAAATCTAAGCCTAAGTCTAATTGCAGGAAATTACAGTGCAGCTCTTGGCATATCCCGCAAGGGAATGTAGACGCTACCAATGATAGTAAAGTGTTGTCGCACGTAGAGACATGTTTATTTAATCGCCGTACGTTCATGTTCTCTCAGCAAATCGGTTGACCCAATGCTATGTCTCACGGCTGTGGTTCGTCTCTTGCAACATCTTCCGCTAGACTCGACGGGGAAAGACAATGGCGATCTTGGGTTGTGATTGTGCGAGGCTATCGCAACAGCCGTCGCGTGACTGTTTTACTCCTGATCTAAAATATCAGGAGTTTTGGACTTAGTCTACTCACTAACAAGACGATAAATCCAATAGTTTACGTTTTGAGAATGATGCCAAGTCCGTTGAACCTTGTCTCGTAGATCAAAGTCTGATAATAACCCCTGTATTTTCATCATTAGCGGCTGAGCGCCACTATCAAACCCTCCCCTGCATTGGGATGCGTATGGTATGCgcgcgtgcgtgcgtgcctTGTGATCCTCCCGCACTTTGCCGACGTCAAACTCACGACCAGTCCAACATTACACAACATATGTATATCAACTGCTGATATCTTGGCATCATGACCGCAAACAAGGCCCTCATAGTCGGCATCTCGGGGTGCTCCTCGAGTGGGAAAACCACTCTCGCACGGCTACTGCGAGACATTTTCCCCAATACTTTCATTCTTCATGAGGATGACTTTTATAGACCTGAAAATGAGTACGATAAAAACGATGTTTTGACATGAGCTGCGTCTAACTTCTATAGGCTACCCACCAAAAATGGTCTCTTAGATTGGGACTGTGCTGAGGCCCTCGACATCCCGGCCATGGATGAGTCCCTCGCTTATATCCGCCAACACGCTGCCTTTCCTGTAAGTCACACACCTTTACTCATGATCTTTATGTCTGACTTTATCCTTTCAGCCTACCCTTGATTCCAAAGAAGATCAAAACTCCGTGGGCAAGTGCCCAGTATCAGAAGCCAGCATCGCCGCTCAACGAGCCAAAGTCGATGCCGCTCTAGGCCCAGACCACCCCCTCCGCAAAAATCTCCGCCTGTGTCTCCTCGATGGCTTTCTTCTCTACTCCCCTTCCATGGCTGCTATAAAGCCCAACCTGGACATCAAACTCTTCTTACGCACAACATACGAGAAGGctaagaagagaagagaagccaGAGACGGATATGTCACCCTGGAGGGCTTCTGGGCAGACCCTCCTGGTTACGTTGATAAGATCGTATGGCCTAACTATGTAGAGGAGCACGCTTGGATGTtcgaggatggtgatgtaGAGGGCAAGTTCAAGACGGATGTTTTGGATAAGGAGGGTATCAAGGTACAGAGTGATGTGAGTGCTGATGGAGATATTGAAAAGACATTTGAGTGGACAGTAAACACGATCTTAGAAGAACTTGGAAAGCAAGTATAGACGAGCTAGGGCATCTATCTAGGTATCTGCAAGCAATGTCTAGtcttatccttcttgatctacCTTCTCCAAATGAGTTCCAGAATCCTCTTGCCTCAAAATCTCGGGATCTTCTGAAACATCACTGGTCTCTTTTTACTTGGATGGTCGTCCAACGTCTCATCGTCTGAGAACTCAATCAAATCCTCCTCCATGAAATGATAGCCTAAATTTACTTCCTTTGGGTGGTCGACTGACATCTCATCCTCCGAGAAATCGATCAAATCTTCCTCTATGGGTCCACGAGCTAAACCCGCTTCCTTTGGGTGGGCGGCCAAATGCTTCGGTCTCTCGTTCTTGGGTGACTCAATCAACGACATCGTCTTGTTCTCTCTCTTTGAAAGAACGACCGGATCCTTGTCTTCCGGATTGCCGGTTAGGGTGCCTTCAATTAGATAATCGATGGACTCATTCTCTGGCAAAGTATCGGCCGAGACCTCGTCCTGTTTTTGTGCAAGATCATCTCTCAGCGAGGCGCGTTCCTGATCCCCTTCCTACGAGGTGTCCATGGCATCTTGTTGCTGATTGACTGCATTCATCTCTCCTGTCAAAAGTCGAATCGCCTGCTCCGCAGCTTTGGCCATAGCTTCAACTTTGTTGAGAGAACCTTCAACTTCTGCTACCAAACGCTCTCCAATTGTGAGTTCACAACTCCATTGAGGCTCGGGCTCTTTGATCTCGGTTGTGGTGTATTTCATTTTCGTTGCAAAAGCGAACTTGGAGAGTTGCTCTTTGGGATGCTGAACGTGTATGTCGTTCTTCAAAACAAACTCCAGATATTTCATTACCTGAAATCTTTCAAGAACACGCGTGCATTCTTCAATCGACCCAGAGTCGACCCATACGGCACCGAGAATAGCTTCAAACATATCCGAATAAAACTTGGGGGGCTGAAGGCGTGCGAGGAGTACCCAAGGGTATGGGCCATCACCGCTGGGTTCGTGCCCATCACCCCACAAAGCCGTGGTAAGCTCCTCTCGCATGGACTCGAATCTCTCTTCCGTTTTTACCATGGCATTTGCCATTTCGGAAGAATTAAACCTCACGAACTTCCAAAGTGGAAGTGCAGTAGTTTTGGTTTCAAGTTTACCGTTGGTGTCAACTTCCAAGTCTTCTCGTTGGATAGAGTTGATTAGATTCACAAATGAAAGGAACTCTCCATTAACAATGGCCGTTTTGATCATATGAAGGCGACCAGTGGGAATTGGTGGATCGTGCTGAAACATTTTGGTGACAACGATATAATCCAGGACAGCATCCCCCAGAAACTCGAGCTGCTCGTAGGATCTTTCCTGCATGGTTGTAGCATATGAAGCATGAGTAACTGCTTCGATCAGCAgagacttcttcttgaacGTATACTTGACCAGGTCTTCCAGGGGTTCAAGGATACTGGGAAGCTTGACGTCACTAGGAGCTGCAGCAAAGAGAATGTCTCTAGCCACACCCTCTTGATGCCAGTTGCAATTGTCGCCCAAAAAGACTGAAATGCATTTAAGGGCCTTTGTCATCCCTCCGTCTTGATAAGAGGCACCGATAAGTGCCTCTACAACATCCGCCAAGGTCTTTGATCCTCGAGTTGGCGCGGGTCGAGGGGGAAACTTTTCTTTGTGAACGTCGTCAAGATAGAGCGGCCTCCATCTCAAGGCGGTGAAACTCTTGGAAAGAATGAACTTTGAGAGACCTTTCTCAAGACACACTCGTTGGAGACGTGCGTTGGATACGAGTCGATCTTTGAAATGGTTGAGAAGGCCTTCGGGCCAGGTCGGGTCTGTGACAGTTAGTGTATCTAACTGCATAACAAGGGGGGCTACTTACGCTCAGAATAAGCCTGAGTGACGGCGCAAAACTTCAAAATCGAATCGCCCAAAAGTTCAAGTCTCTGGTAGTCAATAGGCTCACAAGCACTAGGTGAGCTTATGGCCTCGAGCACCAACTGCAAATTCTCGATGCCAACTGGCTTCAGAAGTGTAGACGATAATTCAGAAGCAATAAGATGCACCTCTAGCTCATGTATGATATGCGGAATGAACAGACCGCACTTGACGACTCGTCTTCCGACCTTATCAACACGGGCTTGAGAAATGGGAAGCACATATTCGTACGGCTTAGTGCTTGACTTGGGCTGAACATCTTTTAAAACATGAAGTAAATCGTTTCGGGCACCCCATGTTTCCAGAACCAGATACTCCTCATGCTCTTCTGCGTCATCATACTGATAGAATGGGTGTTGCACATCGCCCTTTCCAGGTTTTGACGGAATCGTGCGGACGTAGTGAAACGGCTTGTTAAGTTGGTCCCGCACAAGAACTctgtgcttcttggcctgttcTTCCCCTGCTCCGCGGAAGGGATATGCAGCCATGCAATCCCGGGTGACGTGAGGGGGAGGGAAGATGGATGTACTCTCCAAGGACATCTTGATGACATGCTCGCGATCTTCGACCGTCCAGCGGTACTGAAAGTTCATCGCCAAGAGAGCCGAAGTTATGTCAGGATCGTTTGAAGAAACCTCATCGGGTATATCGTCGACCGAACAGCATACAATAGACCACTCAAGGCCATTGCCAGGATATAACGTGATATTTCGAGGCAAGTCAATTAGAGCAGGTAAAATGACGTAAAATGGACAAGGGCGTTCAAACTCGTCATCGGTAAAATGGAACAAGTAGGCTTGCTTGTCACAATCCGACTTCCAGCGTTGGGCGATCTGGACCCAGGGGTCGAATAGGGGCTCCGGTATCAGGTCTATTTTTTCTTCCACCTTCTCTGACTTAGCATTGATGGGGGCAAGGTTATCTGTGACCAGCCCAGCTTCGTACAAAGCGACGTATGCCTGAAAAGCGGCATCTCTGATAGCATTGCGTTCAGACTTCCATCCGCAAGCACTTTTGAACGTGCGAAGATCCAGCGGCAACCCTCCGGGCAAAGTGACCGTAGCTCTCAAGATCGGTCCACCGTATGGAGTCTCTTCTTTGTGGAAGACGTATTCAGGGAGCTGGGTGATATAATCCGAGCGAAAAACAACCCTGCAAAAGCGATCCAAGTGTTGTCGAGCATTGTGGAGGTCGAGCCGTGCTCCTGTGCTCTTCACGATATAGTAGGTAGAATCAATATCCTCAGCCCATGCCTGTTTATTCAATCGATCCAACTCTCGCTGGCCATCTTCATAACGTTCCTTCATGCCTATTTCCAGGTCTTCCCAGGCGCGGGTGTCTGCATTTGAGCTTAGCAAGGCTATCATCTTGGATTCCGGCATGCGAGCTCGTCCACGGCGCTGGATAAATGACTTGAGGGTAGCGATCTCGTCGAAGGACACAACTAGGTTGCATGCGGGAATATCAATGCCTTCTTCTAGAACACTGGTAGCCACCAGGAGATCGATAGCCCCTGATCTAAAATCCTCGAGTACTTTGTCAGTATCAATGGGGTACTCATAGACCTTTTGTTTCTGGAGTCCGTAGCTCGAAGCCCCGACTATTGCACCGACTTTGTAACGGCCTCGGATAGGGGGGTAGTTGTTAAGAAGCTTGCAAAGCGTATGCGCTGCAGTTCGTTCCTTGACAAAAATGATTCCAACTGCATCGTCCTtggcctcaagaagctcatggaTCAGGCGGCTAGTTTTGTGCGACACGGTTTGCTCGGTTGGTGGCGAGTTGTCAATGACACCGATGTTGATTCGGCGCAAGTGTCCTGCAAGATAGGTCCTGTCCTCGTTGGACCATGCATCGGTGAAAGTGATGTTCCCGTCGATTCTGACAAGGAagttcttgatcatctgtGAAATGTAATAGTCTGCTGCCCAGCTGCCAAGTTCGGCAAGGATTTCTCTGCTCTTGTTCCAGAGGCCCTTGATTTGCTGTTGCGAGAACGTGTCATGCTTCATAACCAGGTTCATTAACTTTTCCCgcttcttttcatcatcagcgACAAGAGCCTTTAACTTAAGAACCTCAGGATCCTTTGCAATATCCATATTCAAGTATTCTGATTGCAGTTGTTGCATTAGTGGCGTACGGGGAGGGATCCTCGTAACATTGTAGAGTGAGCGAACGAGGTGAGGCTTGTTGATATGCTTTAGCAGTTGCTCCCGATGAACGGTCGGAGTGACACAGACAGCGTCCATCGTATTCTCTAGTTTCTCGATCTCCTTAAGATCTGATGAGATAATAGGACTGGCAGTCAAGCCAAGTATGGCTGGTACTGGCATACCCGCGTTCTTGTGTCGATGGTAGAagttcatcatgatcatccGCACAGGGTTGTTCTTGACGCAATTATGGACTGCCACTGGTTAACAAGAGTGATTGTAAGGCGAACAACCACTTACCTTCGTCAACAACTATTAAAGCGAGCATGTCCATTGTGACAAAGGCGTGGTCAAGAGCATCACGCAAGATGGAGAATGTAGATACGATGATGCGAGTGCCCTCAAGAATTTGGGGCCAAACCCCTGGCGACCATGCATCGATGTTGAGCTGCCCCGTAAGCAGTCTCATGGGCACCGATGGCATTTGTCCTTTGATGACATTATACTGTTGCTCAACGAGGCCAACGGTCTTACCCAAGAACCATACAAGCTTTACATAGGTAGTCAGTGACCTGCCATCGATTTATTCATTGGTCCACGAACCTTGCTAGGTGAACATCTGTCGATTTCCGCTTGAATGCGAAGAACGGCGCTGTAGTGTTCAGTCAACGTCTCACTCCCGGAACACTCCGCTATGAACATACACTTGAGTCTTTCCGCTTCCCGTATCCATCTGGCAACTGTTAGACGATATGCTTTGAAATAACGATGCCTGAAGGTGCTTACCGCAACAATGACGTTCCTCCTCAGGCTCTGCTCGAGCATCTCTCGCTGGTAGGCACGAGGCTTGATGATGTCCGGGACTCGAGGAACATCTTTGGACTTGTTTGAAGCCTTTTGCTTGCCATTCAGGGCCTTGTCTGTGGGGAGAATGGTAATTGTTTCTTCGACCTCGAtcattggtgatggtgtcgagGCGGTAGCAGGACTCTCCGGCCGCGAGGAGTCTGCACTCCCGCTGTTGGGAGACTGCTCTTCATCGACTTCCATCATTTTCTCATCATGGGGGAGTACTGAATAGCAATGTTGAAGTCTTGGGCGAGCCAAGTTTTGGGGTATTCTGGTGCACTTTGGTGAAGCTGTCTTCACGTAGGAGAGTGACTGGTGGAAAGCCAAAGAACGAAGGAAGGTTTGCGGGTAGTGCTTTGCTTTCAGCAGCATAAGAAGGGAAaaggataaaaaaaaaggtctatcaaagaaagagaagtaTAACGAGGAGAGATGGTGGGAGGCCCACCGAGAATTGTTGGTGTAGGAAGCACTGATTCACACTCGAGAGggtggagagggagagactgACTGCGCAGATTAGCAATTGTGCATCTGGCACTGCCGACCTGAATCAGGAGATAACAACCTCCCGTCACTCCGAAATCACTGCTGGAAAGTCAAGTAGGATAAcaatttttattttcctaCATAATTGCATATTTCTCCTTGTATTTTTATATCTGCTTCCCTGATTAAACTGTTAGCAATTGGATGTTCTAGCACTGGAGTGCTCTGTATTCTGTCAACGCAGGGGTAAGATTAGCACTGTTCATTCTCACTGCCACGTTGAACAGGCACCAAGAACATAATGTAATTGCAAGAAAGCCATGAAAAGTAAGACTCCTTCTTCTATTCAACATTCTTTCCAGGCTCATGGCAATCAGTACTACTTTCACGGCGTCCTTCACCCATTTTAGTCTAAAGTGGCCTCCCCGTGATGAAGTGACGATATTCATCTTGAGTGACCACAGGCTTTCATCGCAACTTAACCCTCAACCTGCCACTGCCAAACGAGAGACGCTCTTTTACGAACCATCAATATCCCAACTTTCTCTGCCACTCGTTACATATACTGAAGTCACAGATAGTCATGGATTCCCCAGTGCGAACCCCTTCCTCAGATCAAACCATGGAGCTATACGCAACCGGCTTCAATGCGTGGAACCAACTCACATTCGACCCTTCGCCAGCCGACGAAGAGCCTGACGATGTATTCACTTTCACAAAAGTATTGACAGCCAAGTCTATTGGAAGAATTGCTTCCGAACTGAGCTACACTGTGGGTGGGTATTTCGTTCTACTATAACATGGGCGTGGACTACTTTCTAACACTTTGAAGCTCAA belongs to Fusarium musae strain F31 chromosome 9, whole genome shotgun sequence and includes:
- a CDS encoding hypothetical protein (BUSCO:EOG09261UMG), whose translation is MEVDTVDAPTSKVRDNGALAVQGARTELVPRQERERARRIREAHKAYGRGKKVNIKAIKDKKLRSNMKRLEGKYQDAALKAKDAEILLENTSGFLEAEDELERTYKVRQDDITSDIAVGTAQKRFELKLDDLGPYHFDYSRNGRDLLLGGRKGHVATMDWREGKLGCELQLGETVRDIKWLHNNQYFAVAQKKYVYIYDHNGVELHTLRKHQEVSHMEFLPYHYLLATIGSVGFLKYQDTSTGQLVAEIPTRLGQPCSLKQNPWNAILHVGHQNGTVTLWSPNTQDPLVKLLAHRGPVRDLAIDREGRYMVSAGQDQKMAVWDLRMFREVNNYFTRQPASSLAISDTGLTAVGWGTQTTIWKGLFDKNAPVQEKVQSPYMAWGGEGKRIERVRWCPFEDVLGLGHDSGFSSIIVPGAGEANYDALEVNPFETAKQRQESEVKGLLNKLQPDMIALDPNYIGNLDLRSDKQRRAEKDLDTPATDIAEEIRKRARGKNGALKKYLRKQRKKNIIDDKRLQVDEIWKEQQAKKDKKQIEAEADLGPALARFAKKE
- a CDS encoding hypothetical protein (EggNog:ENOG41~CAZy:GT64), producing the protein MLKPSSSSFMEKTLPLRNRVADKIEWVKLRTPKVVKSRAFRRAATITSAVFFALTFIIVLAKLTNAGFFIPKLVSHISRYPTCQSKGINGTRDIWEASQKKYENLRDDKFTIAMQTYRRPKELEETLSIILSEEVPSLLEIVVVWNDLENYPPDDYVSKHGVPVRFRKSKRNSLNEKLWPDPDYKTQAILLSDDDVYYHPNDLEFVFQTWRKFGRNRMVGALARCTPVDTFGYHKYTFCSSRWGEDDYNMILTNLAFSHVSFLDYYSSNDTIMTQIREYVDEGFNCEDLAMNYVHGLLTGEGPLLINGHEKYVNFVPKVGISMKKGHMEARSACLNNFSKMFGCHPLVDETGYIQRGVLVM
- a CDS encoding hypothetical protein (EggNog:ENOG41) translates to MAMNPGEQTGVIISTAVVALLTGYAFGIYTIRGYLIPPSLFEERRRNIHDPVESDESDIDEDDTVLDHAPNWANGADADKRQGLKNAEKEKEPVIKDNGEECKLILVVRTDLGMTKGKIAAQCSHATLACYKTLSRAPADSPLSKILKRWERLGQAKIAVQVKSQDEMLELRRKARSLGITAEVIQDAGRTQIEAGSMTVLGIGPAPRSLVDQVTGGLKLL
- a CDS encoding hypothetical protein (BUSCO:EOG09264DMU~EggNog:ENOG41), with translation MTANKALIVGISGCSSSGKTTLARLLRDIFPNTFILHEDDFYRPENELPTKNGLLDWDCAEALDIPAMDESLAYIRQHAAFPPTLDSKEDQNSVGKCPVSEASIAAQRAKVDAALGPDHPLRKNLRLCLLDGFLLYSPSMAAIKPNLDIKLFLRTTYEKAKKRREARDGYVTLEGFWADPPGYVDKIVWPNYVEEHAWMFEDGDVEGKFKTDVLDKEGIKVQSDVSADGDIEKTFEWTVNTILEELGKQV